The DNA segment AGTTTCATTTGGCTCCGTCGACCGGCATCGCCGCAGGCTCCACCGTCGGTGTGAACAGATATCCGCCCGAGCGCACGGTCTTGATCATGCTGGAGTCCTGCGGGTCGGTTTCGATCTTGCGGCGGATGCGGCTTACTAGCACGTCGATGGATCGTTCGAAAGAACCGGCGTTGCGGCCCTGCGTCAGGTCGAGCAGGCTGTCGCGCGACAGCACCCGGCCCGGGCGTTCGCAGAAGGCGCGAAGCAGGTCGAATTCAGCTGACGTCATCGCCACGCGCGCGCCGGCCGGGTTGCGCAGTTCGCGGAGGCGGAAGTCGATCCGCCAGCCCTGGAAGTTCAGCGCGGTTGCGCCCATCACCGCGCTTGCGGTTTGCGCCGCTGCCTGGCGGCGCAACACGGCATTGATGCGGGCGAGCAGTTCGCGGGGATTGAAGGGCTTTGCGAGATAATCGTCGGCGCCCATCTCGAGGCCGAGGATGCGGTCGACGTCCTCGCCGCGCGCGGTCAGCATGATGATCGGCACCTGCGACTCGCCGCGGATCTTCCGGCATAGGCTCAGGCCATCCTCGCCGGGCAACATGACGTCGAGGATCACGAGGTCGACGCGATGGTCGGTCATGGCGCGGCTCATCTCGCGCCCATCATTGGCCGTCGTGACGTTGCAGGCGTTGTTACGGAGATATTTCGCGATCAGCGTCCGCGTTTCGCGGTCGTCTTCGACGACAAGAATGTTCGGCGGTACGGGGGCCATCATGAATCCTCTGCCTGACAATACCACTCCACTGCGCCACTTTTTTGTTTCCAGATATTTCCGTCTTCGCAGGCGCAACACCGTGCAACAAGTCCGCTTTTGCCAGATGGGCGCGCCTTCCGGAAAGATGTCCCCGTCACTTCGAAGCGATTCCCTTAGCACGGCGTCGGCAGCGAAAATTCTTACAAAAAGCTCATGTTCGATACCGTTATCCTCCTGACCGGCCCGATCGAACGAGCGGTTCTGCCGTCGGCGCTGCTCGGCCATAACCCCGGCCTCACCGTGGTGTCGATCGAGCGCGCGAGCGAACTGGCCGGCTTGAGCGAAGCGGTGCTGAAGCGTTCGCGGCTGATCGCCTTCGTGACGCCGGTGATCGTGCCGCGGTCGATTTTGGCTCTGGTCGGTTACGGCGCTTTCAACTTTCATCCGGGACCGCCGACTTATCCCGGATGGGCGCCGGCGCATTTTGCAATCTACGATCAGGCGGCGGATTTCGGCGCGACCGTCCATGCCATGGTCGAACAGGTCGATGCCGGTCCGATCATCGAACTCGCCTCGTTTCCAATTCCGCCGCACACCACGGTGCTCGGGCTCGAAGGTCTCGCTTATGCCCATCTCGCGCTTTTGTTCTGGCGCACGGCGAAGTGGCTGGCGACGGACCGCGATCCTCCGCCGGCTCTGCCAGTTGCGTGGAGCAACAGGAAATATTCGCGCCAGAACTATCGCGCGATGTGCGAGATCCCGCTCGACATTTCCAAGAGCGAACTCGAGCGGCGGCTGAAGGTGTTCGGCGGCAACTACTTCGGCGTCGCGCCGTCGATCCGTCTGCACGGCGTCGAATTCCGCGCCGTCACCGAGCCCCAAGCGGTGAGTGAACTCGAGACGCTCGGCAGAAACTGAGTTCCCCGGCTCGCAGCGGATTGCAGGAACTGTGTCACAGCGGAACACGCGTTGCATTGTCGCATTCGAAATTCGGGGAACAACGGAACGCCGATTGCAGCATCGTGTTTTCTCTTCACCTTTGGGCTTAAGGAGGAGACACACATGTTCGCAAAAGCTTTCACGGCGGCGTTGGCCAGCACGGCGCTACTCGCCACCATCGCATCGGCGCAAACCCCGACCCCGACCACCGACCGCGCAGATACGGCTGCGAGCTCGAGCACATCGGGTTCGACGACACTGTCAAGCTCGCAGTTGCAGGGCGACTGGCGCGCCTCGAAGGTCGTGGGGCTGAGCGTCTACAACGAAAACAACGAGAAGCTCGGTTCGATCAATGACCTCTTGATGGACAAGGGCGGGAACATCAAGGCGGTGGTGCTTGGCGTCGGCGGCTTCCTCGGCATGGGCGAACACCTCGTTGCTGTTCCGCTGGAGAAAGTGAAGTTCTCCAGTGAAGCCATCGCCTATACCGGCACGGCCAGCACCGGCACGCCGGGCGCGGGTGGCGGCAGCATGGCCAATCGCCCGGCCAATCCGACCACGATGCCTCCGACCACGACGGGTTCGGCCGGCACCGCGAGCGCGACCAAGTCCAATCCCTGGTATCCCGACCACGCGGTGTTCAACGCGAAC comes from the Bradyrhizobium erythrophlei genome and includes:
- a CDS encoding response regulator; translation: MAPVPPNILVVEDDRETRTLIAKYLRNNACNVTTANDGREMSRAMTDHRVDLVILDVMLPGEDGLSLCRKIRGESQVPIIMLTARGEDVDRILGLEMGADDYLAKPFNPRELLARINAVLRRQAAAQTASAVMGATALNFQGWRIDFRLRELRNPAGARVAMTSAEFDLLRAFCERPGRVLSRDSLLDLTQGRNAGSFERSIDVLVSRIRRKIETDPQDSSMIKTVRSGGYLFTPTVEPAAMPVDGAK
- a CDS encoding formyltransferase family protein; the encoded protein is MFDTVILLTGPIERAVLPSALLGHNPGLTVVSIERASELAGLSEAVLKRSRLIAFVTPVIVPRSILALVGYGAFNFHPGPPTYPGWAPAHFAIYDQAADFGATVHAMVEQVDAGPIIELASFPIPPHTTVLGLEGLAYAHLALLFWRTAKWLATDRDPPPALPVAWSNRKYSRQNYRAMCEIPLDISKSELERRLKVFGGNYFGVAPSIRLHGVEFRAVTEPQAVSELETLGRN
- a CDS encoding PRC-barrel domain-containing protein encodes the protein MFAKAFTAALASTALLATIASAQTPTPTTDRADTAASSSTSGSTTLSSSQLQGDWRASKVVGLSVYNENNEKLGSINDLLMDKGGNIKAVVLGVGGFLGMGEHLVAVPLEKVKFSSEAIAYTGTASTGTPGAGGGSMANRPANPTTMPPTTTGSAGTASATKSNPWYPDHAVFNANKDELKSMPEFKYAQ